The Streptomyces sp. GSL17-111 region CTACGAACGCAAAGCCGACCACTTCCTCGCCTTCACCAGCATCGCCTGCACTCTCATCTGCTACCGCCGACTCACCAAATGAGATGGCTTCTAAGGTGACAGCGATCACTCACGGAAGGGGGCGTCGTCCATGGCGCTCGGCGAACAGGCCGACCTGGGCAACTACGCGGAGTTCAAGCTCAGCATCACCAAGGCTCTCGGTGATCAGTTGGCGGAACACCTCGCCTCCCTTACCAGGGCTCCCCTTACGGAAGAAAACCTTTCCAAACTCCCACCGCTCAAAGGTGTGTACCAGTTGTACCGGCACGGCAAGCTGGTCTACATCGGCAAGGCGGACAAGTCGCTCCCTCAGCGCCTGAACAAGCATCTGAAAAAGCTGAGCGGGCGCGAGAACACGGACATTGATCAGATCACGTTCACCGCTCTCTCCGTGGATGAGGATTTCAATGCCGTCACGCCTGAGGAGCTATTGATCAAAAAGCACCAGGGTGCCGGAGAGGCGCCCTGGAACTACAACGGCTTCGGAATCAATGACCCAGGGCAGAATCGGGATACGACATACTTCGAACCCAGCCACTTTGATCAACAGTATCCCGCGCGTCTGGACTGGCTTGTTGAGGGGCTTCCTGTCGGGAAGGTCGACCTGAAAAAACTGCTCCAGGATGTGAAGGAGAAGCTTCCCTACGTCTTTCGTTATGCTCATTATCGAGACAAGTACAAAATTCAGGTCTACGCCGACCGCGAAGTGACTCTCGAAAAGTCAGCGATGACGGCTGATGAGATCTTCCGGCTCGTGAGTGCCCAGTTGTCGTCTCCCTGGGAGATTATGGTTCTGCCGGGCTATGTGGTGATGTATCCGAAGAAGATGCGTTCGGAAAGTGCGCGCAGGTATTACATCGGAGGCGAGCCGTACGCCCCCGAAGATGTGACGTAACAAGGGGCTGTGCCCGTGAGTAACGCGTCGGCCGCTGCTGTTCACCCTCCACGATCTCCACGGCGAAGAAGAGTGCACCACCATGTATCGCCGCCCACACCCCCGGGCCGGGGGTGTGGGGGGTGGGCTTGCAGACTGGCGGGTCAGGGCGCACGGGTGCGGAGACGGGGGGAAGCGTGGAGAGCTGGGCGTGGCGGCACCGCCGGACGTTGTGGAGCGTGGGAGGGGTGCTGGCCGCCTTGGTCGTGCTCGGGCTCTCGGTCCGGGCGCCGGTGGAGCAGTGGTGGCTGGCCCGCCAGGCGTGCGGGGGCGAACTACCCGCCGAGGACTTGGAGATCGTGCGGAGCGGAGTGACGCTCGGTGCGTACGAGGAGTCCTACGACGCGGAGTCCGGCCGGTACGTGTGCGTCCTGCGGAGCGATGAGCACCAGGTGGTCGTCGCGGTGGAGACGTTCCCGCCCGGGCGGGAACGCGACCGGGAGCTCTCCCTCGCCGGCAGTTCCCACGCGCCGCACGCGGTGCTGCCCGGCGGGCTGCCGGGTTTCGAGGACGGGAACAGCCTCGTGTACCTCATGCCGGAGTGCCCCGGTCGGGCGCGGGACGGTGAGCGGTACCGGCTTCCGGTGAGCACCTGGACGTACTTCGCGCGGAGCCGCGCGGAGAAGGCCGCCATGCTGCGGCTGTCCGTGCGGATGACGAACAAGATGACGGAGAAGCTGGGGTGCGGGGGCGAGCCGCTGCCCGCGCCGCAGGAGGGCGCCGTCCCGGACCGGGGCGCGTACGTGCCGCGCGCCGAGGCCGAGGGCACCGCCTGCGAGGCGCTGGCCACGGCCCGCGTCCCGGAGGCGGGGCCGAACGGGGTGGTGCGGATCGCCGTCGCGGACGGTGGCGTCGTCGGGCGGTGCACGCTGTACGGGCCGGGGGACGAGGAGGGGTACCGGGACAGCGGGGAGGACCGGGGACGACCGCTGGTGGAACTCACCTCCTGGCGGGGGACGTGGGTCGGGGGGATGCGCGAGATGGGGTCCGGACCCGATCCGCTGCCGCTGGGTGAAGGAGCCGCCAGGGAGCCGGAGTCGACCGCGTACCGGGCGTGGGCGGTCGCCCGGTGCGCGGGGGAGGACGTCGGGTACGCCGCGCACTGGGGGTACGACTACCCCTACCGGGAGCCGGGGACGGAGGCCG contains the following coding sequences:
- a CDS encoding Eco29kI family restriction endonuclease — translated: MALGEQADLGNYAEFKLSITKALGDQLAEHLASLTRAPLTEENLSKLPPLKGVYQLYRHGKLVYIGKADKSLPQRLNKHLKKLSGRENTDIDQITFTALSVDEDFNAVTPEELLIKKHQGAGEAPWNYNGFGINDPGQNRDTTYFEPSHFDQQYPARLDWLVEGLPVGKVDLKKLLQDVKEKLPYVFRYAHYRDKYKIQVYADREVTLEKSAMTADEIFRLVSAQLSSPWEIMVLPGYVVMYPKKMRSESARRYYIGGEPYAPEDVT